From Salvia splendens isolate huo1 chromosome 16, SspV2, whole genome shotgun sequence, a single genomic window includes:
- the LOC121771598 gene encoding bifunctional aspartate aminotransferase and glutamate/aspartate-prephenate aminotransferase-like isoform X2 has product MSSDAVQVDVSLSPRVNSVKPSKTVAITDQATALVQAGVPVIRLAAGEPDFDTPTPIAEAGIKAIREGFTRYTPNAGTLELRAAICHKLKEENGISYTPDQILVSNGAKQSILQAVLAVCSPGDEVIIPAPFWVSYPEMARLADANPVILPTTISENFLIDPKVLESSLTEKSRLLILCSPSNPTGSVYPRKLLEQIAEIVAKHPRLLVMSDEIYEHIIYAPATHTSFASLPGMWDRTLTVNGFSKAFAMTGWRLGYLAGPKHFVSACGKIQSQSTSGASSISQKAAVAALGLGYAGGEAVADMVKAFRERRDVLVKSFGELDRVKISEPQGAFYLFLDFSLYYGLEVDGFGVINGSEALCRYLLDKAQVALVPGDAFGDDTCIRISYAESLTTLQAAVERIKGALIALKPAVAV; this is encoded by the exons ATGAGCTCGGATGCGGTGCAGGTCGATGTATCGTTGAGCCCTAGGGTTAACTCCGTGAAGCCTTCGAAGACCGTGGCTATCACTGACCAGGCAACTGCCCTTGTACAAGCCGGGGTGCCTGTTATCCGACTAGCAGCAGGGGAGCCGGATTTCGACACTCCAACACCAATTGCTGAG GCTGGGATTAAGGCGATTCGTGAAGGGTTCACTAGGTATACTCCCAATGCGGGCACGTTGGAGCTCCGGGCAGCTATTTGTCACAAGCTCAAAG AGGAAAATGGAATATCGTACACGCCCGATCAGATTTTGGTGAGCAATGGTGCGAAACAAAGTATTCTTCAAGCAGTTCTCGCAGTGTGTTCCCCTGGAGACGAG GTGATTATTCCAGCTCCGTTTTGGGTGAGCTACCCGGAGATGGCAAGGTTGGCCGACGCCAATCCCGTAATTCTTCCCACTACCATATCAGAAAACTTTCTTATAGATCCAAAGGTTCTCGAGTCTTCACTGACTGAGAAATCGAGGCTGTTGATTCTTTGCTCACCCTCCAACCCGACCGGGTCTGTTTACCCCCGCAAATTGCTCGAACAGATTGCTGAGATCGTAGCAAAGCATCCCAGGCTTCTT GTTATGTCCGATGAAATCTACGAACATATCATTTATGCCCCGGCAACACATACGAGCTTTGCATCCTTGCCAGGCATGTGGGATCGAACCTTGACTGTCAACGGCTTCTCAAAG GCCTTCGCCATGACCGGTTGGAGGCTCGGGTATCTTGCTGGTCCAAAGCACTTTGTTTCTGCTTGTGGGAAGATCCAAAGTCAG TCTACTTCAGGTGCCAGCAGCATATCTCAAAAGGCTGCTGTTGCTGCTCTCGGGTTGGGTTATGCAGGCGGGGAAGCAGTCGCAGATATGGTTAAAGCATTCCGCGAGAGGAGAGATGTTCTGGTCAAGAGCTTCGGGGAATTAGACAGAGTCAAGATTTCAGAGCCTCAG GGGGCTTTCTATCTTTTCCTCGATTTCAGCTTGTACTATGGCTTAGAGGTCGATGGCTTCGGTGTCATCAACGGCTCGGAGGCCCTCTGCCGGTATTTGCTCGACAAGGCTCAA GTTGCCCTTGTTCCGGGGGATGCTTTTGGAGACGACACATGCATCCGCATCTCCTATGCCGAGTCTCTGACAACTCTGCAGGCGGCCGTGGAGAGGATCAAGGGCGCGCTCATTGCACTCAAGCCGGCCGTCGCCGTCTAG
- the LOC121771599 gene encoding trafficking protein particle complex subunit 12-like, with product MDPSESESLPASSSPINSASASAVEDPLSSPYASLNSHCHDLSTLQDLACRGAWRTILDKVARSRSLSLLSRPHEHLIYLTFNVLALVKLRRFADAQQEFETLDDDLGSKQYQFESFPDQYPNNKSGSMVPFALRWLHAHLPFTLGDRQLSLDRLYVLLHFIRDTKLSRNRDSVTEISIDLWRKRETFVINSIVSHHLTLKEFKVCLYLLKSETSKLEDPFMVSKLGYVQMQYGDLEGAKRSFELVEKMVEKSEGGDANSNSNSNLKNLVGRNKALTYLVGKDYVSAVREYEACMERDASDFVAINNKALCLMYLRDLSDSIKVLESALERVPTVALNETLVVNLCSMYELAYVNHADIKKTLSTWIARVAPDDFDTSCTRI from the coding sequence ATGGATCCTTCTGAATCTGAATCACTACCGGCGAGCTCTTCTCCGATCaactccgcctccgcctccgcggTCGAAGATCCTCTCTCGAGTCCGTACGCCTCTCTGAACTCTCACTGCCACGACCTCTCCACGCTGCAGGACCTCGCCTGCCGCGGCGCGTGGCGGACGATCCTGGACAAGGTAGCGCGCTCGCGCTCGCTTTCCCTCCTTTCTCGGCCGCACGAGCATCTAATTTACCTCACTTTCAACGTCCTCGCCCTGGTCAAGCTCCGCCGCTTCGCCGACGCGCAGCAGGAGTTCGAAACCCTAGATGACGATCTCGGATCGAAGCAATACCAGTTCGAGTCGTTTCCGGATCAGTACCCGAACAACAAGTCCGGATCTATGGTTCCGTTCGCGCTCCGTTGGCTGCACGCGCACTTGCCGTTTACGCTAGGTGATCGCCAATTATCTCTCGATCGCCTTTACGTTCTCCTGCATTTCATTCGCGACACGAAATTGTCGCGCAATCGCGATTCGGTTACTGAAATCTCGATCGATCTGTGGAGGAAGCGTGAAACGTTTGTGATCAATTCTATTGTGAGTCACCATTTGACTCTGAAGGAATTTAAGGTGTGTCTCTATTTGTTGAAATCGGAGACTAGTAAACTTGAGGATCCGTTCATGGTGTCGAAATTAGGTTACGTTCAGATGCAATACGGCGATTTGGAAGGGGCTAAACGGAGCTTTGAATTGGTTGAGAAAATGGTGGAGAAGAGTGAGGGTGGGGATGCGAATTCGAATTCGAATTCGAATTTGAAGAATTTGGTAGGTAGGAATAAGGCATTGACATATTTGGTTGGGAAGGATTATGTATCAGCTGTGAGGGAGTATGAGGCGTGTATGGAGAGGGATGCATCCGATTTTGTGGCGATCAACAACAAAGCTCTTTGTTTGATGTATTTGAGGGATTTGTCGGACTCGATTAAGGTGCTGGAGAGCGCGCTGGAGAGGGTTCCGACTGTGGCGTTGAATGAGACACTTGTTGTGAATCTGTGTAGTATGTATGAGCTGGCTTATGTGAATCATGCTGATATAAAGAAGACACTTAGTACTTGGATTGCGAGAGTGGCTCCTGACGACTTTGATACCTCGTGTACCAGGATTTGA
- the LOC121771598 gene encoding bifunctional aspartate aminotransferase and glutamate/aspartate-prephenate aminotransferase-like isoform X1 — translation MAAAASYSIQPTSRIGNQPHPKSLADVSLNSRSLSFTSQFQTFSLKSLCGATRQLHLQGASALVRAEMSSDAVQVDVSLSPRVNSVKPSKTVAITDQATALVQAGVPVIRLAAGEPDFDTPTPIAEAGIKAIREGFTRYTPNAGTLELRAAICHKLKEENGISYTPDQILVSNGAKQSILQAVLAVCSPGDEVIIPAPFWVSYPEMARLADANPVILPTTISENFLIDPKVLESSLTEKSRLLILCSPSNPTGSVYPRKLLEQIAEIVAKHPRLLVMSDEIYEHIIYAPATHTSFASLPGMWDRTLTVNGFSKAFAMTGWRLGYLAGPKHFVSACGKIQSQSTSGASSISQKAAVAALGLGYAGGEAVADMVKAFRERRDVLVKSFGELDRVKISEPQGAFYLFLDFSLYYGLEVDGFGVINGSEALCRYLLDKAQVALVPGDAFGDDTCIRISYAESLTTLQAAVERIKGALIALKPAVAV, via the exons ATGGCGGCAGCTGCCTCTTATTCTATTCAGCCCACTTCAAGAATCGGTAACCAGCCTCACCCCAAATCTCTTGCAGATGTTTCATTGAATTCCAGATCACTCTCTTTCACATCCCAATTCCAGACATTCTCCCTCAA ATCGTTGTGTGGTGCAACGAGGCAACTGCATCTTCAAGGGGCTAGTGCATTGGTGAGGGCAGAGATGAGCTCGGATGCGGTGCAGGTCGATGTATCGTTGAGCCCTAGGGTTAACTCCGTGAAGCCTTCGAAGACCGTGGCTATCACTGACCAGGCAACTGCCCTTGTACAAGCCGGGGTGCCTGTTATCCGACTAGCAGCAGGGGAGCCGGATTTCGACACTCCAACACCAATTGCTGAG GCTGGGATTAAGGCGATTCGTGAAGGGTTCACTAGGTATACTCCCAATGCGGGCACGTTGGAGCTCCGGGCAGCTATTTGTCACAAGCTCAAAG AGGAAAATGGAATATCGTACACGCCCGATCAGATTTTGGTGAGCAATGGTGCGAAACAAAGTATTCTTCAAGCAGTTCTCGCAGTGTGTTCCCCTGGAGACGAG GTGATTATTCCAGCTCCGTTTTGGGTGAGCTACCCGGAGATGGCAAGGTTGGCCGACGCCAATCCCGTAATTCTTCCCACTACCATATCAGAAAACTTTCTTATAGATCCAAAGGTTCTCGAGTCTTCACTGACTGAGAAATCGAGGCTGTTGATTCTTTGCTCACCCTCCAACCCGACCGGGTCTGTTTACCCCCGCAAATTGCTCGAACAGATTGCTGAGATCGTAGCAAAGCATCCCAGGCTTCTT GTTATGTCCGATGAAATCTACGAACATATCATTTATGCCCCGGCAACACATACGAGCTTTGCATCCTTGCCAGGCATGTGGGATCGAACCTTGACTGTCAACGGCTTCTCAAAG GCCTTCGCCATGACCGGTTGGAGGCTCGGGTATCTTGCTGGTCCAAAGCACTTTGTTTCTGCTTGTGGGAAGATCCAAAGTCAG TCTACTTCAGGTGCCAGCAGCATATCTCAAAAGGCTGCTGTTGCTGCTCTCGGGTTGGGTTATGCAGGCGGGGAAGCAGTCGCAGATATGGTTAAAGCATTCCGCGAGAGGAGAGATGTTCTGGTCAAGAGCTTCGGGGAATTAGACAGAGTCAAGATTTCAGAGCCTCAG GGGGCTTTCTATCTTTTCCTCGATTTCAGCTTGTACTATGGCTTAGAGGTCGATGGCTTCGGTGTCATCAACGGCTCGGAGGCCCTCTGCCGGTATTTGCTCGACAAGGCTCAA GTTGCCCTTGTTCCGGGGGATGCTTTTGGAGACGACACATGCATCCGCATCTCCTATGCCGAGTCTCTGACAACTCTGCAGGCGGCCGTGGAGAGGATCAAGGGCGCGCTCATTGCACTCAAGCCGGCCGTCGCCGTCTAG